CCTGTTCATCGCCGACGAGGTGATGACCGGCTGGGGGCGCACCGGCACCCGCTTCGCCTGCGATCAGGCCGGGGTCATCCCCGACATCGTCTGCCTGTCGAAGGGGCTGACCGGCGGCGCGATCCCGCTTGCCGTCACTCTCTGCACCGATCCGATTTTCGACGCCCATTATTCGACCGACCGCGCCCGGACCTTCTATCATTCGTCGAGCTACACCGCGAACCCGATCGCTTGCGCCGCCGCCAACGCCAATCTCGAAATCTGGCGCGACGAACCGGTGCAGGCGCGCATCGACGCGCTCGCCGACGCGCAGGCCGCCCACCTTGCGCTGCTCGCCGCCGATCCGCGCGCGCGCAGCCCCCGCCGCCTCGGCAGCATCGCCGCGGTCGACATCGTGGTCCCCGACAACGGCTATCTCTCGACCTTCGCGCCGCGCCTGATCGCCTTCGCCCGCGACCACGGCGTCCTCCTCCGTCCGCTCGGCAACAGCGTCTATGTGATGCCCCCCTATTGCATCGCGCCCGATGAGCTGGCGCAGGTGTGGGACACGATCGGGGCTTCGCTCGACGCGTTATAATCGATTAAAGGCTGCTCGTTCGGCGGCTGGCAAGCCGGAAGGTTAAAACCGGGGGAGCGACAGCAGGGCCACGGGCGGAAAACTACCGCCCGCTATCGTCAGATAATAGCGTCGCGACGAACCTTGCTCTCTCGCGACAACATCGACCTTTTCATTCTGAAACCACACCCAGAAACGGTGTGTCCCGGCGGTGATCCAGTCGACGATCTGATCCGCGAGGAACAGGCTCTCGCCAACCTTGACGGCCGCAATGTGGTGCGTCCGGCCGTTACTGGCGGCTTCGCGAACGGCGATAATCTCATGATCGGCCATATGCAGAAGTCCGATGGTCTTGTCCTGGACGGCTAATAGCGAACCGGCACGATTCGGATCCGGTCGATGGCGCTGGGGGAAGCGCGCGATCGGGCGATCGCCGCCGCGCGAAGTGCGTCGAGCGCGATCGTTTCGTAACCATTTTCGTCAGGCTGCATCGGGAGATCGGTTTCGACGACAAGGATGACCCTTCGCGCAAGGCCGTCGATCTCCCACTCGAACCAGCATCGCACGATATGGCCTGCACCTCCGCGATCATCCTCCATGGGTCGCGCCGGGGAAAACGGATCGCGCATGGATTTCCCGTTCGATGTTCGCATAGCCCGCCTCGCTCTCGGTCGCGACAGCGATCGGACGCCCACCCAGAGCGGCGTCTTCTGTGTTGAGGAAGTCGAGCGCGGGATCGCGCCCGCCGAGCAACCGGAATGCCA
The Sphingopyxis macrogoltabida genome window above contains:
- a CDS encoding DUF2384 domain-containing protein, producing MTSDQDKPGPAPARARTSPFRRNRWIIPLAPEGARRQGAISALAFRLLGGRDPALDFLNTEDAALGGRPIAVATESEAGYANIEREIHARSVFPGATHGG